The sequence ACCCAGCAGCTCGCGCAAGCGGGCGTTTTCCTGCTTGAATTGGCCAAGAAGAAGAATATCGCTGTTTTTCAGCAGCAGTTCCTGCCGCAGAGCGCGGTTTTCCAGCTCCAGCTGTTGGCGGGTGGCCAGCGTTTCTGACACGCTGTCCAAAACTTTACGCGGCCCGTTGGCCAGAAAATAGAAAGGGCTGACTGCGGTGTCCATGTAGTTGCGTATCTTCACGAACGTGCCGAGCCGGCTGTCGGCAACGATCAGGCCAATGGCCGCAATCACCGCCAAAAAAAGTCGCAGTTGCAGGGAAGGCCCCCTGCTAAAAATCGGCTTCATAAATTATGCGAGTTCCTCGACAACAGAAAGAGGAACCGTACCCGATTCTCGCTGTGCGCATTCATCCGATACGATTCCTCCTTCCAGGGGCTGACTATTCTTCGCTGAACAAATCGCCGCCGTGCATGTCGATCATTTCCAACGCCTTGCCGCCGCCGCGTGCCACGCAGGTCAGCGGATCTTCCGCCACCACGACCGGGATGCCGGTTTCTTCCATCAGCAGGCGATCGAGGTTGCGCAGCAGCGCGCCGCCGCCGGTCAATACCATGCCGCGTTCGGAAATGTCGGAGGCCAATTCTGGCGGGCACTGCTCCAGCGCAACCATCACCGCGCTGACGATGCCGGTCAGCGGCTCTTGCAGGGCTTCGAGGATTTCATTGGAGTTCAGGGTAAAGCCGCGCGGTACGCCTTCGGCCAGGTTACGGCCGCGGACTTCGATTTCGCGCACTTCATCGCCCGGATAGGCAGAACCGATTTCGTGCTTGATGCGCTCGGCGGTCGCTTCGCCGATCAGCGAGCCGTAGTTGCGGCGCACATAATTGATGATGGCTTCATCGAAACGGTCGCCGCCGATGCGTACGGAAGAGGAGTACACCACGCCGTTCAGCGAGATCACCGCCACTTCAGTGGTACCGCCACCGATATCCACCACCATGGAACCGGTCGCTTCGGAGACCGGCAGACCAGCGCCGATCGCCGCCGCCATCGGCTCTTCAATCAGGAACACTTCACGCGCGCCGGCCCCTTGGGCGGACTCGCGGATAGCGCGGCGTTCAACCTGGGTCGCGCCGACCGGCACACAGACCAGCACGCGCGGGCTTGGGCGCATGAAACTGTTGCTGTGAACCTGTTTGATAAAGTGCTGCAGCATTTTTTCGGTCACGAAGAAATCGGCGATCACGCCGTCTTTCATCGGGCGAATAGCCGCGATGTTGCCGGGGGTGCGGCCCAGCATCTGTTTGGCGTCATGACCGACGGCCGCGACGCTCTTTGGGGAGCCGGCACGATCCTGACGAATGGCAACCACCGAAGGTTCATTCAGTACGATGCCTTGCCCTTTAACATAAATCAGGGTATTGGCGGTACCCAAGTCGATGGACAAGTCGTTGGAAAACATGCCACGAAATTTCTTAAACATAACGAAAGGATAATCCTGCAAGCTGGGGGCGGAAAATAAAATCCGCCTACTTTACCAACCACACGAAGCAGCGACAAGGCGCAAAAACGTTCTACTTCGGTGAAAAATAGTCTGTATTGTTTCTGCTCGAATGCACGGAAATTGGATGAGGCCTGAATTCCCTGAACAAAGGCTCAGTTTACCACCCTGTCAACGCACGAAACGGCGTAACACAGCTCATAAAATCTAACATATTCCCTGATTGCCGCCGATGGTAAGCACCTACCAACGCCAACCAGATAAAAGCTGACAAGAGCCTATCTCAAATAGGCGTCGTTGTCGCAGGCAGATTGGAGAAAACTCCAAAATGACGGGTGACATGGCCCAGATGGATCCGGCGCTCATTCTACGTCAATTTTTGTCCGGCAATCAGCTTAAACGCGATAACGACGTGAATATTTTTTACGCCCCGCGTCGATCGGTTCCGGCGACGCGAAAAAGTCGCCCTGCCCGCCGTGGATCCCTCGCTCTTTCAGCGTCTGCCACTCGTTGCGCGTGCGTACGCCGGCGGCGAACACCTGCGCGCGCGTGCCCGCGCAGGCGCCGGTCAGGCTCTGCACGAACAGCTGGTTTTCGTCCCGCTTATCGATGCTCCGCACCAATCCCGGGTGGAGCTTGACGATCTCCACCTGCAGCGACTTGATATAGGACGTACTGACCACGGTTAAACCCGCTTTGGACACCGCGAGGCGGCAGCCCAGCCCTGACAACAGCCTCAGCACCGGACGCAAACGGTCGATATGTTGACACACATCTGCCTCCGCAAGTTCAATCAGAATTCGCCGACGTTGACTTTTTTCGCACTGCAGCAATGTATCGCGCAGCCAGCGCTGGAAAGAGCGCTGCAAAATCGAGTCCACGCACAGCGGAAACGCCAGCGTTTCCTCGGGCCACTGCGTCAACAAGGGAATGATGCGGCTCACCTGTTGGCGATCGTAACTTTCCGCCAGCCCGAGCTGCTGCACCAGCGGCATATATTCCGCCGGCAGCAATTCCTGGGTGCCGTCATAGATCCGGCTCATGATCTCGCGATGGTGCACCTCGCCCCCCACGGTCACCGCCGGTTTCTGATACAGCCGCGGGCCGCCGCGCGCCAGCACCTGTTCCAGCAGCGTGCGCCATTTGACGCTGCCGCGCCCCTTTTCCGGCACCTGGCTGTCGTACACATACCACCCGTTTTCGCCCTGCAGCGTAGCGTGGCGCGTCGCCTGCTCCGCATAATCGATCACCTGCTCGGTGGTTTGACCGCTGCGGTACGCCACGATGCCGATGTGCAGGAAGGCCTCGCGGTCGATCAGCGCCGTGGAAGGCAAGGCATCGATGGCGTTAACCAGCTGTGAGGCGATGCCGTCGGCCTCCTTCAGGGTTCGATGCGGCAACAACACGGTAAAATCGCTGTGGAAGTAGCGCGCCAGCAGCGCCGACGGATAGCGCATCACGAAGGTAGACAGCAGATTGACCAGCGAATACATCAGCTCCTGCACCGCCACGCTGCCGTGCGTCTCGCGCAGGGTCTCGAAATCGGGCAGCCGCACCATCATCACGATGCCGTGCGAGCCTTCGTCTTCCAGCTGAGTGGTCAACTGGTTATCGAAGAACAGGCGATTATTCAGCCCGGTTTTGGCGTCCTGCGCGGCAAAGGCGCGGATCAGCGTATCGACCCGGCTGCGCTCTTCCCGCGCTTCCGCCAGATCGGCCAGCAGGCGGTCGAGCGCGCCGCTGACATTGGCCGGCCACTCACGCACGTCGCCCTGCATGACGTTTTCGCGTTCGCCGTTCAGAATGCGCCGTGCGCGGCGTTCCAGACGATCTTCGCCGTCGGCCTGCTCACGCAGCCAGCGCAGGCTGAACAGCAAAACCACCACCATCACGACGATCGACAGCGTGACGGCGGCGGTGGATTGCAGCGTGCGCACGTCGCTGGCGAAGGGGTCGCGGTAGGTGATGTGCAGCGTGCTGCCCGGATGCTGCAACAGGGGACGCGAGACCTGACGATAGCCGTTCAGCGCATCCCAGTGCTCTTTTTCCTGCGTGGGCAATTGATAGTCGAGCAGTTGGCTGCTACCGGCCTCTATGCGGATCGACACGATGCCGAGCGTGCGCATGACGATCGGCAACCATTTTTCCTGCTCCTGCGGCGGCTCGCTCAGCATGGCTTGATCGAGAGTGGTGACCAGCGAATCCAAGCGGCGCTCCTGGCGATCCTGGGTAACGTAAAAGAAGCTGTATGAGCATCCCATCAGCATCAAAAACATCGCCAGCGCGACCAACAGAGTGATCAATGCAGAGAGTTTGGTGGTAAATCGCATCCCTGTGCCTTGTCCGCTATGGTTAAGTGAGT comes from Serratia sarumanii and encodes:
- the mreB gene encoding rod shape-determining protein MreB translates to MFKKFRGMFSNDLSIDLGTANTLIYVKGQGIVLNEPSVVAIRQDRAGSPKSVAAVGHDAKQMLGRTPGNIAAIRPMKDGVIADFFVTEKMLQHFIKQVHSNSFMRPSPRVLVCVPVGATQVERRAIRESAQGAGAREVFLIEEPMAAAIGAGLPVSEATGSMVVDIGGGTTEVAVISLNGVVYSSSVRIGGDRFDEAIINYVRRNYGSLIGEATAERIKHEIGSAYPGDEVREIEVRGRNLAEGVPRGFTLNSNEILEALQEPLTGIVSAVMVALEQCPPELASDISERGMVLTGGGALLRNLDRLLMEETGIPVVVAEDPLTCVARGGGKALEMIDMHGGDLFSEE
- the csrD gene encoding RNase E specificity factor CsrD is translated as MRFTTKLSALITLLVALAMFLMLMGCSYSFFYVTQDRQERRLDSLVTTLDQAMLSEPPQEQEKWLPIVMRTLGIVSIRIEAGSSQLLDYQLPTQEKEHWDALNGYRQVSRPLLQHPGSTLHITYRDPFASDVRTLQSTAAVTLSIVVMVVVLLFSLRWLREQADGEDRLERRARRILNGERENVMQGDVREWPANVSGALDRLLADLAEAREERSRVDTLIRAFAAQDAKTGLNNRLFFDNQLTTQLEDEGSHGIVMMVRLPDFETLRETHGSVAVQELMYSLVNLLSTFVMRYPSALLARYFHSDFTVLLPHRTLKEADGIASQLVNAIDALPSTALIDREAFLHIGIVAYRSGQTTEQVIDYAEQATRHATLQGENGWYVYDSQVPEKGRGSVKWRTLLEQVLARGGPRLYQKPAVTVGGEVHHREIMSRIYDGTQELLPAEYMPLVQQLGLAESYDRQQVSRIIPLLTQWPEETLAFPLCVDSILQRSFQRWLRDTLLQCEKSQRRRILIELAEADVCQHIDRLRPVLRLLSGLGCRLAVSKAGLTVVSTSYIKSLQVEIVKLHPGLVRSIDKRDENQLFVQSLTGACAGTRAQVFAAGVRTRNEWQTLKERGIHGGQGDFFASPEPIDAGRKKYSRRYRV